A window of Chlorobium phaeobacteroides DSM 266 genomic DNA:
CAAAGTGCGAAACAGGCCGGGCATGCCTCACGGTATGCCCGCTCCTCTTCATGCAGAATCGAAAACCGGCCTGTTATGAAAGGTCAGCCCTGGAAAAATACCGGGCGGAACCATTACTCCCACTCGATGGTCGCTGGCGGTTTGGAGGAAATATCGTAGGCAACCCGGTTGATGCCGCGAACTTCGTTGATGATGCGGTTCGAGACACGTGCGAGGAAATCGTGAGGCAGTTGCGCCCAGTCGGCGGTCATGCCATCCGTTGATTCAACAGCCCGAAGTGCCAGAACATTTTCATACGTCCGCTTGTCTCCCATGACGCCGACAGACTGTACCGGTAGAAGCACTGAAAACGCCTGCCAGACATGCTGGTAAAGGCCGCTGGTTTTAAGCTCCTCAATGAAAATTTCATCAGCCTCGCGAAGGATGTCAAGCCTTGGGCGACTTACCGAGCCCAGCACCCTGACGGCAAGACCCGGACCGGGGAACGGGTGGCGCATGAGAATATCTTCAGCAATACCAAGTTCACGACCCACAGCCCGTACCTCGTCCTTGAAAAGCTCCCGGAGCGGTTCTATGAGTTTCAGTTTCATGCGCTTCGGCAGGCCGCCAACGTTATGGTGCGACTTGATGGTTTCTGAAGGACCCTTGACGCTGACGCTCTCAATGACATCGGGATAGAGCGTGCCCTGAACAAGATATTTCTCCTCGTTCAGATGCTGTTCGAATACATGAATGAAGGTTCTGCCGATAATCTTTCTCTTTTTTTCCGGAGAGGCCACCTTATCAAGTCTTTTGAGAAACAGATCCGAGGCATCGGCAAGGGTGACGGAGAGGCCGAGTGGTTTGAGAAAATTCATCACTTTGACCGCTTCATTTTTACGAAGCAGCCCGTTATCAACAAAAACGCAGTGCAGCTGTTTTCCTATAGCCTGGCTTACAAGCACTGCTGCGACTGTTGAGTCAACGCCGCCGCTGATGCCGCAAATCACCTTGTCTTTTCCGGCGCGAGCCCTGATTTCCTCAATCTGGTGACCGATAAAGCTTTTCGGCGACCAATCGGGTTTAATGCCAGCAATATCGATGAGAAAGTTGGAGAGCAGTTGTTTGCCATAAAGGGTATGCTGTACTTCAGGATGGAACTGGAGACCATAAACCTTGAGAGCGGCTTTTGACCCATAACTTTCAAGAGCGCACATTTCCGAGTTTTCGCTGCTTGCGGTGACCCTGAACCCTTCAGGGAGTCTGACCACCTTGTCTCCGTGGCTCATCCAGACATCCGAATCAGGAATGTTTCGAAAAAGCGGGCTTTCAGACTCTTCGTTATGACTGACCAGCATTTTAGCCCTGCCAAACTCCTGTTTAGAAGAGCCGGCAACCTCCCCTCCGAAATGTTTTGCTATGGCCTGCAGACCATAGCAGATCCCGAGAACCGGTACTCCCAGCATGAATACTCCACCGTCAGGTAAAAGGGCAGAATCGCCATAGACGCTTGTCGGGCCTCCCGAGAGGATAATTGCTTTCGGGTCATGTTCCCGAATGGTTTCAGGAGAGGCATTGTACGGCAGTATTTCCGAATAGATACCCAGTTCGCGGATACGTCGGGCGATAAGCTGGGTATATTGAGATCCAAAGTCAAGAACGGTTACCGATTGCATGGTAAAAAACAGTTTGTTAATTGAGAAAGTATCAAAACGCCCCTTCCTGTGCGGGAGTCTCTGCCGGTTGTGGGGCCGGTTCGAGATCGCCTTCAGTCGGTACGCCGCTGTCTCCCTGGTCTCCCGGTGTTGACTGGACAGGGTTTGACTTGTAATAGTTGAATCCCTTTGGTGTATAGTACTCGATATACACCGAGTTGTTCGCAGGAGCAGAGGCCACACTGGCCTGGCCGGAAATGGGGACTGCAATAACCGTGTTTGGAATATGGAAGTATCTGTTTGTCAGTTTCAGAGAAGGGTCGCTGTAGCACCGTTTCATGAAGCCCGCCCATATCGGAAGAGCAGCCCGTGCACCTTGCCCATACTCCATGGAGGTAAACTTGATGCGCTCATCATCAAAACCGGTCCACACCACAGCAACAAGTTGCGGGGTAAACCCGGCGAACCAGGCATCCCTGAGACTCTGCGTGGTTCCTGTTTTGCCGGCAGCATCCATTGTCATGGCATATCTGCCTCGTATAGAAGAGGCTGTTCCTCTGTTGATAACATCCCGCATCATTGATACCATGACGAAGTTGGAGGTCGAGTCAATGGCGAAACGTCTGTTGGGTGTGGATTCCGACATGGATCGGTGATGTTTGTCCGAAACTTTCAGAATCGAAACCGGTTCGGTCCAGATGCCATTGTTGGCGAAAGTCGAAAATGCTCCGGCAAGCTCAAGTGGGCTAACTTCACCGGTTCCAAGCGCGATGGAATAGTTTTGCGGCATAACTGAGGAAATGCCCATTCTCTTTGCATAGCTGATAATTTCCGGAACCGTAAGCTGCTCATATGCAAGTCGTACGGATACCTGATTGAGAGAACGGGTCAGCGCAGAGCGGAGTGTTGTCATCCCTCCTGATGAACCGTCCGAGTTTCTTGGCGACCAGATGCCATTGCCGCTTTTAAGAGCCAGCGGCTGGTCAAGAACCCTGAAATTTGCAGGAATTCCCTTGTCGATTGCCGTCAGGTAGACAAATGGTTTAAAGGTCGATCCCGGCTGCCTTTTAGCCTGCCATACATGGTCAAACTGATATTTGTAGTCCTCTGAAGAGAGGCTGTTGCCGCCAACCCATGCCTTGATATGACCGTTTGCAGGGTCAATGGCGACCAAGGCTACCTGTATTCTTGTTTTTTCACGCAACAGATTATTCAGCCAGATCCTGTCAGCCCTGAGCTGCACGAGGGCCTGCTGTGCCGATACTCCATCCTCCAGAAGTTCCTTGAATCTGGGGCTCTCCTTTATCATCTGGTTTTTAAGCGATTCCGGCCATCTCCATGATCGATCGAAGGATGCCTGTAATGATGCAAGGTGATCGACAGCGGCCTGTTCAGCATATTTCTGCATGCGACTGTCAAGCGTGGTCTGAATGGTCAGCCCGTCGCGATGCAGATTGATATCGCCGAGCATTGAGGCTGGTTTTACTGTTTGGCGTATATATTCCGTGAAATAAGGGGCGATTCCATGGTGCGATACAGGGGTGTAGTGCAATAGAAGCCGGCTTCTTTTTGCCGTAGCGGCCTGCTCCGGGGTTATGAATTTTTCCTTTTCCATTAATGACAGAATCAGGTTCCGTCTGCTGATGGCTCCGGATGGATTCTTGACCGGGTTGTACCCGGTAGGGTTTTTCAGGGTTGCAATGAGTGTTGCGCTCTCCGGGAGGGTCAGTTGGCTGGCCGGTTTGCTGAAATAGGTTCTTGCTGCAGCTTCAATGCCATAGGCTCCGGAACCGAAATAGACTGTGTTGAGATACAGTGCCAGGATCTCATCTTTTGTATAGGTTTTTTCAAGCTCAACAGCGGTAATAAGCTCCTTGACTTTTCTTGAGACGGTTCTTTCCTGCGTCAGGTAGAGGTTTTTGGCAAGCTGCTGCGTGATCGTGCTCGCGCCGTGCCATCTCTGGCGTCCCTTGATGATATTTTCACCCATGACCAGTGCGAGACGGCGAAGATCAACACCCCAGTGCTGATAAAACGTTACATCTTCCGTGGCTATAAGAGCATAACGCGCAGATCTCGGAATTGATTTCAGCGGGATAAACGTGCGGTTTTTTACGAAAAACTTGTGAAGCAGCACGCCGTCTTCCGAATAGACCAGTGATGCGAGATCCGGGTTAGGGTTTTCAAGTTCTTCAAGGCTTGGAAGCCCCTTGAAAGGATTGAGCGCAAATGCGCTGACCGAAGTCAGCAGAAAAAAAACCAGCGCGGCAAGAGTAATAAAAGATTTTTTAAAAAAAGTAGTATTCACGGTAACAGTCGTTCTTAAGGTTATCATAGGTCGGCATGGGTGAGTCGGTAATGAAAATCATGAAATCTGGTATTGTTTGCAACGAGCAGGTTCGGTTGAGTTGTTTTCATGAAATTTTCTGGCAGAGTCAAAGTGTTTTATCAGCGCTTCAGCAAAATTATCGGTGTCTTCAAGCATCGGCAAGTGGCCGAGATTCATAAACTGTACCAGGGTTGTTGGTGCCGAAGATCGGGCTTTTCGGGTTTCAAACAGGGTTATGGTTCCTTCCGGGGGGATAGTATGGTCAGCCATACCTACACAGCAGAGAACCGGGGACGCAATCTCGATGACATGACGGGTATAGGCTCTGAGCGCTTCCGGATCGATAGAAAATTTACCTGCGGCGTTGGTTGCATCCTTGTCTGACTGTGTGAAATCCTCGATGATGATATCTCCGTACTCCTTGGCGATCTCCTTTGTCGCAGCCCGTTTTATAAACATGGATCGAAAAGGCTCGCTTTGAAAAACATTCCGGAAATTCATGGAAACATCAATCAGACCGCCAAGAAAGAAAAGCCCGAAGGATGTAAATGCGGTTTCCTCAAAAATTCCGCAGGCTATGATTGCTGAGGAAACAAGAGCTGTCTTATAACGAAGGGAGAGTTCCGTAGCCACCATTCCTCCCATCGAGTGTCCGACGATATGCAGGTTTCTTGACTTGTTGAGCCCGAGATGTTCAATCAGTTCTCCAGCTTCATCGGCAAAACCCTGTATGGTAAACGACGGATTATGCCCCTTGATCAGCGTTTTGCCCGTACCGCTCTGGTCATAGATTATGCAGCGGAAACTTCCGGACAGCGCTTGAACCAGAGGTTTCCAGTATCGTGACGAAATAGCCCACCCGTTGACAAACAGTACCGCCGGTTTGTCAAGATGTGCGGGATTGGCTTCCGCGCTGTCCTCATAGTAGAGTTTGCAACGTGAAGATGCTAAATAACTCATGGTCAGTACAGAATTGTTAAGCTGAAAACAAAACTTCAATATATAACAATAATAACTTTTCTTATCGCTTCATTCCCTTAAGCGCTCCCGATCAAAAGAGGGGTGGTCAGGAGCCGTCATGGCGATGGACTTCCTTGCGATACCCGTGAAATCCGTTTTGCTACCAAGAGGGGCAATCGCTACATTACCCATGCTGTTTTACTCCGCACACTTTCACAGTCAGACGCGCTTTATGGATAATTCATTCACAGGAATACTTTCGACGATTATTGATTTTATTCTCCACATCGACACTCATCTGCAGGCGCTTGCATCCGAATACGGCATCTGGTTGTATGGCATACTGTTTTTGATCATTTTTTGTGAAACGGGCCTTGTTGTTACGCCATTTCTTCCCGGTGACTCTCTGCTTTTTGCTGCAGGATCGCTTGCCTCCATGCCCGGTTCCGAGCTTGATCAGCATCTGCTTTTTCTGATCTTTTTTGTAGCGGCAGTGCTTGGAGATACGCTTAATTACACGATTGGGCACAAGCTCGGCCCAAAAGTATTCGGCTATGAGAAAACAAGATTTTTCAATCCCGACTATCTGGACAAAACCAATGCGTTTTTTAAAAAATATGGAGGCAAAACAATAATCATCGCCCGGTTCATTCCGATTATCAGAACTTTTGCGCCGTTTGTTGCCGGCATCGGCGCCATGTCTTACAAAAAATTCATTCTTTTCAATATTATTGGCGCACTTTTGTGGGTTGGTCTGTTTAATTACAGCGGTTACTTTTTTGGACAGCTTCCTTTTGTTCAGAAAAACTTCAAGCTCCTGATTTTATTTATTATTATAATTTCGGTTTTACCTCCGGTGTTCGAGTATCTCAAGCACCGGTTTCGTCGCAGTGGCCAATAGTGATCCACTCAACCGAAAAGCCATGCGGGTCAATGTGTATAACTGTTCAAAAAATGTTGATAACGTGTTGATGGCGCTGTTGACAGGGGTGTTGATTACTTATGCGGGAGGACGCCCTCTGGTTATCAGGGGCGTTAATTGCTTATAAGAAATTATAAAATAGAGGCTTATATTATATTTTACGTGTCGCGGGGCGAGTGTTTTGGTTTGTTCAATTCCTGATTTTTTAACACGGTGAATGTTGATAAGTTGTTTCGGCAAAGTGGAATGCTTATAGGCAGTTGAAAAAAAGAGTTATTATAATTGCCGGATTTTATTTAATTAGTACCCTCTTCTCGGATATCGGCGTATAGCGCAGCCTGGTAGCGCACTTCCTTGGGGTGGAAGGGGTCGTGGGTTCAAATCCCGCTACGCCGACTCTTATTATGCTCTATTTCCCCTACGTTATGTTTTGTCAGAACGCAACGCAAACCGGAGAACCTCATGGATTTCGAATGCGCGTTTGTTCCTGAACTTCTTGAACTGACCCCGATTCCCGCTGTAACCATCAAGTGCACGACGACTGTAGCGGCCATACCGGCTCTTTTCGACTCAGGGTATCGTCGGATTCTTGAATATCTGAAACGGGAGTCTGCCGGGACTGCCGGGCCGCCTTTTGCGATTTACACTACCCTGGATTCCGATGATATCGATGTTGAGTTCGGGTTTCCCGTTACCCGCTCTGTTGCCGGTTCAGGCTCATTAACCGAATCCCGAACGCCATCAGGAAAAGCGGTTTCAATACTTTTCATCGGGCCTTATGAAGATGTTGAGCCAGCCTATGATGCCCTTCTGAAATGGGTTGCCGACAACAACCTCACTGCTGGCAGCGTAGCTTATGAGGTCTATCTCAGTGATCCGAAAGATACGCTGCCTGAAATGCAGCAAACCCGCATTCACCTTCTCCTGGAACAGTCATAAAATGGGGGTTCCTCCCCGTTAAGAACTTTGCGCTCTGTCATGTGGTTTAACCATAACATGGCATCAAATTAACGGGAGATGAGTATGGATATGGAGAATTACAATGTCGTGGTTATTGGAGCAGGTATTGGCGGACTTGCAGCTGGAGCACTGCTTGCACGTAAAGGCTTGCAGGTAACGGTGCTTGAAGCACAGGACTATCCCGGTGGTTGTGCTGCAACCTTTTCAATGCAGGGATACCGTTTTGATGCTGGAGCCACGATCGGATGCGGATTTCATCCGGGAGCGCCGATGGATATGCTTGGCAGGGAGCTTGGCATTTCCTGGCCGGTGACGCCGGAACCGGTTGCCTGGCAATATCGTCACAGAGGCATTACGCTGAACCTCACAACATCCCGCAGCGAGATTATCAATCGTTTTCCCCGATCGGAAGCTTTCTGGAAAGAACAGAGCCTTCTGGCCGCCTTGCTTTGGCGTCTCGCAGAAGGGGGTCTGTCATGGCCGGTAAAAGGGCCTCGCGATCTTGCGCTGCTTGCTCGTAAAGGGGTTGCGGAACTACCCGGAACGGCAGTTCTGTTGAAATTTGCTGCAAAAACAGCGAGAGAGTGGCTTGCATCGCACGATCTTGATACCGATGCAGAGTTTGTTCGCTTTCTTGATGCGCAATTGCTTGTTTCAGTTCAGACAACCACCATGCATGCCAATGCTCTCAATGCAGCCATAGCGCTTGATCTTCCTGTTTCCGGAGCCAGCCGTATAGCCGGAGGGATTGGCAGGGTATCTGAACAGCTTGCCGGATCTATAGCCGAAAGCGGGGGAGCGGTTCTCTACGGTCAGGAGGTCACCAGGATCGACTCGGTGCGAAGAGAGGTAATCGGTGTTGAAACCAGGGACGGTGGAGCTTTTGCTGCCGATTTTACGATTGCAAATCTTACTCCTGATTCTCTTGAAAAGCTTGTCGATATGGAGGGAGAGCCCTTTTCGCGAGAAGAGATCGGTGCGAAGTGGAGTGCTTTTGTTCTCTATCTTGGAATGGATGCAGCATTTTTTGGCGGCGTTTTGCCGACTCATCTCCAGATTGTCGCCGGGAGCGGCGAGCTGGCTGAATGCGGCAGTATTTTTGTTTCAGCATCTTCTCCTGTTGAAACGGATCGTGCTCCGGAGGGGCTTTGTGCCGTGACTATTTCAACCCATACTGCTCCGGAACCCTGGTTTGAAGCGAAAAAAAGAGGTCAGAGCGCCTATCTTGAGATGAAAGAGCGGTATACCGAAAAAGTGCTGGATCTGTTTTCCGAACAGATTCCCGGAGTACGCGAGGCCATAAAAAGCATCACGGCGTCGACCCCTGTTACATGGGAGCGCTATACCGGAAGAGCAAACGGGCATGTCGGGGGGTATCCCCAGACCTCGCTTTTCAATGTGCGTGGTCCTGCAACCCGGTTTGACAATCTTTTTCTTGTCGGAGATTCCATTTTTCCGGGCCAGTCACTTCCCGGCGTTGTTACCGGAGCAAGAAGGAGTGTTGAACTTCTTTTGCAGCGGATGGCCAAAGGAACCAGATAGGAGCGCGTTTTTTCAGGGTTATCAAAGAGAGAGCCTTCAGTGCGCATGCAGGTACTATGAACAGAATTTGGTTATATTTTCTCTTATGAACACCCTTGAAAAATTACAGATTCTGTCCGGAGCAGCGCGTTACGACGCCTCGTGTTCATCCAGCGGTAGCAAACGAGAAGGATCTTCGAGCGGCCTTGGCAACACTTCGTCGAGCGGTATATGCCACTCCTGGTCGGATGACGGGCGGTGTATTTCGCTGTTGAAAATTCTCCTCTCCAATGACTGTCGTTACGATTGCGCCTACTGTGTCAACAGGATATCCAATCCGGTTCAGAGAGCCTCTTTCACTGCACGGGAAGTGGTCGATCTCACTATGGAGTTTTATCGGCGTAACTATATCGAGGGTCTCTTTTTAAGCTCGGCAGTCATGCAGAGCCCCGATCACACCATGGAGCGGATGGTCAGCGTTGCCGAAACGCTTCGTATCGATGAAAAATTCGGCGGCTACATACATCTGAAAATCATTCCGGGCAGCAGCAGCGAACTGGTGCGGAAGGCGGGACTCTATGCCGATCGCATCAGCGTCAATATCGAGCTCCCCTCCGAGACGGCTTTACAGCGTCTTGCGCCACAGAAACAGAAAGCCGGCATTCTTGAGCCAATGGCCTTTATCGGACGGGAGATAAAAGGATCTCTTCTTGAGCGGCAGAGAGGTCGCAACGCGACGCCACGGTTTGCTCCTGCCGGACAGAGCACTCAGATGATTATCGGAGCAAGCCCCGAAAGCGATTTTCAGATACTCAAGCTTTCACAGGGGCTCTACAAAAAAATGAATCTTAAACGGGTCTATTATTCGGCTTTTATTCCGGTCAATGAGGACAGTCGTCTTCCCGTGCTCGCCTCGCCGCCGCTCCTTCGCGAACACAGGCTCTATCAGGCCGACTGGCTGCTGCGCTTTTACGGTTTTACCGCAGAAGAGATTCTTTCAGACGAAGCGCCCAACCTTGACGAAACATTTGATCCCAAAACAGCCTGGGCTCTTCGCAATCCCGGGTTTTTTCCTGTAGAGATCAATCGCGCAGACTATAGCGTTCTCCTTCGTGTTCCAGGTATAGGGGTCACTTCGGCCAGGCGTATTGTTGCCGCTCGTCGGTTTGCCTCCATTACCCCTGAAGGAATGAAAAAGATCGGAGTGGTCATGAAACGGGCGAAATATTTTATCACCTGCTCCGGCAGGCCTTTTGAAAATACAGACCGGCAACCGGCCCTTCTGAAGAGCCGGCTCCTGCTTGCCGGGGGCGTCGCTCCGGAACCTCCGAAGCAGCTTGTGCTGCCCGGCCTTTTTGCCTGATACCATGAACAGCTACCTGTACGACGGAACCCCGGAAGGCCTGCTCTCCGCGGCCTTCCGCATTATTGCCGACGTGAGCGATCCCGAAAAAGCCACGCTCGCCGAACGCAGGGACACGCTGTTCGAGGAGGGGGAGTTTATCGGAACCGATGCGGTTGCGGCCGAAAAGCTTTTCAAAAGGCTCCGCCTTGAAGCCCCCGACGCGGCATATATTTTCTACTACTTTACCCTGGCCGAAAAAGAGGGTCTGGAGACCAGTCTTCTGCGCTATCTTGCCCTGGCGCTTCGCCACGGTGACAGGGTGAATGGCAATCTTATCGATCCTGCGGTTAGAGATGTCGTCAGCGTTTCACGAAAAGCACAACGGGAACTGCATCGCATGAAAGGGCTTGTCCGCTTCGAGAAGCTTCGCGATGGAGCCTATCTTGCCAGGATGGAGCCCGATCACAACATCCTGCAGCCGCTTGCAGTGCATTTCAGCCGTCGTCTCAGGGCTGAAGACTGGTTCATCTACGACGTCCGCCGTCGATTTGCCGCCCGATGGCACTGCGGTAATCTGCAGTTCGGTACTATCGAGCAGTTTACCGCTCCCGCGCTTTCAGAAGAGGAAATGAGGATACAGGCCCTCTGGCAAGCTTTTTTTAAAACCATCGCCATTTCCGACAGGAAAAATCCCGGTCTGCAGAAATCGAATATGCCCATGAAGTACTGGAAGTACCTTACCGAAAAGCAGGGAGAGTGATGACTGTTGGTGATTTTTCTCAATGATCAATGCATCCATTGCGGTGAACGTCATGGATAAGAGTGACTTGTGATCTCGCCTTTATTGGCAGGATCGATGGTCAGGCTTCATGTTTCCGCAGTTGCCGGTTTTACCGAAATGCTCTCAACTCAATACGTTTGGGCTGATCAGCCGGATAAGATGCAATATTTTATCAGACCTGGGGAGGGTTCTGAAATTCCAGCTTCAGTCCGGCATATCCAGCTTCAACAGGGCAGCCGAGAAATTGAGCCAGATACTCAGTGGCATTTTTCCCGGTGCAGTGGCAAGGGACGATTTGCCGGATGTCGTACTCTTTCAGCTCTTTAACGGTTTTTTCAAGCCGCTCTGTTGATGCTGCTGAAAGATGGAATCCCCCGATGAGGGCGGCGATCCGCTTTTCTCCGGTATGTTCGACGATAGAGCGGATCGTGTTGATCAACCCTGCGTGACAGCATCCGGTCACGATGATCAAGCCGTTTTCACTCTCAATCCAGAGCGAAAGATCGTCGTCGATAGGGTCTGGTTGTTTGCCGGTTGTGTCGAGAAAAAACGGGCCTCCCGGATTCTCATAAGAGGTTAATCTCGGTATCGGTCCTGTAATGCCGATGCCGGAACAGAGCATTGTCGGCTTGCTTACCCGGTGAATCTGTTGTTGCGGCAGGTTGATGATTGCCGACCGAGCATGATCGGGCATCGATGTTGGTTTTGCCGTTCCGTTACGGATACTGTACCGTTCCTGAAATGCCGCAGGGTGGAGGTAAATATTTGCATTCGGCGCCAGAAAGAGAACCTCGGCAACTCCTCCCGTATGGTCGTAGTGTCCATGGCTCAGTACGAGCAGTTCCGTCTGTGAGAGATCAACCCCGAGAGCCCCTGCATTGTATAGCAGCGTGTTATCACAGGCGGTATCGAAAAGAATGGTTATATCCTCTTTTTCAATAAAAAAAGAGAGGCCGTGCTCGGTTTTGAGGCCTGGAGCGGCACAGTTATCTGCAAGAATGGTGATCGTTGTTGATCTCTGTTGCATGGGCGAATTACTCTGATATGGTTACAGCCCGACCCGGATTCCGAGCATGACGTTGTGGCTGTCAATACTGAATTTTTCATGGTCGAATTCCGCATCTGAAGCCATGAAATAACGATATTTCAAATCGATTTTTACGAATGGGGCAACACTGAACCCTGCGCCTGCTCCAACCTGTCCGGCAAGAACAGTGCTTGAATCATCATCAAATCCGAACCCGTCAGCTTTGACGCCTGCGACTCCCGCTCCTGCGGTAACATATGGCGTTACAGGGCTTAAGGGTAGTTTGAAATCAACGTATCCGTTTGCCATATAAGTCATTATTGAAACGTCAGTATCAGCAGTGTTTTTCAGGCCGTTTTTCTGGTAGCCAACTTCCCCTTCAAATCTGATTTTTCCCTTTTCAAGACCAATAGCGCCGGTTAAGGCATATCCGGGATCGTAAC
This region includes:
- the guaA gene encoding glutamine-hydrolyzing GMP synthase gives rise to the protein MQSVTVLDFGSQYTQLIARRIRELGIYSEILPYNASPETIREHDPKAIILSGGPTSVYGDSALLPDGGVFMLGVPVLGICYGLQAIAKHFGGEVAGSSKQEFGRAKMLVSHNEESESPLFRNIPDSDVWMSHGDKVVRLPEGFRVTASSENSEMCALESYGSKAALKVYGLQFHPEVQHTLYGKQLLSNFLIDIAGIKPDWSPKSFIGHQIEEIRARAGKDKVICGISGGVDSTVAAVLVSQAIGKQLHCVFVDNGLLRKNEAVKVMNFLKPLGLSVTLADASDLFLKRLDKVASPEKKRKIIGRTFIHVFEQHLNEEKYLVQGTLYPDVIESVSVKGPSETIKSHHNVGGLPKRMKLKLIEPLRELFKDEVRAVGRELGIAEDILMRHPFPGPGLAVRVLGSVSRPRLDILREADEIFIEELKTSGLYQHVWQAFSVLLPVQSVGVMGDKRTYENVLALRAVESTDGMTADWAQLPHDFLARVSNRIINEVRGINRVAYDISSKPPATIEWE
- a CDS encoding penicillin-binding protein 1A — its product is MITLRTTVTVNTTFFKKSFITLAALVFFLLTSVSAFALNPFKGLPSLEELENPNPDLASLVYSEDGVLLHKFFVKNRTFIPLKSIPRSARYALIATEDVTFYQHWGVDLRRLALVMGENIIKGRQRWHGASTITQQLAKNLYLTQERTVSRKVKELITAVELEKTYTKDEILALYLNTVYFGSGAYGIEAAARTYFSKPASQLTLPESATLIATLKNPTGYNPVKNPSGAISRRNLILSLMEKEKFITPEQAATAKRSRLLLHYTPVSHHGIAPYFTEYIRQTVKPASMLGDINLHRDGLTIQTTLDSRMQKYAEQAAVDHLASLQASFDRSWRWPESLKNQMIKESPRFKELLEDGVSAQQALVQLRADRIWLNNLLREKTRIQVALVAIDPANGHIKAWVGGNSLSSEDYKYQFDHVWQAKRQPGSTFKPFVYLTAIDKGIPANFRVLDQPLALKSGNGIWSPRNSDGSSGGMTTLRSALTRSLNQVSVRLAYEQLTVPEIISYAKRMGISSVMPQNYSIALGTGEVSPLELAGAFSTFANNGIWTEPVSILKVSDKHHRSMSESTPNRRFAIDSTSNFVMVSMMRDVINRGTASSIRGRYAMTMDAAGKTGTTQSLRDAWFAGFTPQLVAVVWTGFDDERIKFTSMEYGQGARAALPIWAGFMKRCYSDPSLKLTNRYFHIPNTVIAVPISGQASVASAPANNSVYIEYYTPKGFNYYKSNPVQSTPGDQGDSGVPTEGDLEPAPQPAETPAQEGAF
- a CDS encoding alpha/beta fold hydrolase, whose amino-acid sequence is MSYLASSRCKLYYEDSAEANPAHLDKPAVLFVNGWAISSRYWKPLVQALSGSFRCIIYDQSGTGKTLIKGHNPSFTIQGFADEAGELIEHLGLNKSRNLHIVGHSMGGMVATELSLRYKTALVSSAIIACGIFEETAFTSFGLFFLGGLIDVSMNFRNVFQSEPFRSMFIKRAATKEIAKEYGDIIIEDFTQSDKDATNAAGKFSIDPEALRAYTRHVIEIASPVLCCVGMADHTIPPEGTITLFETRKARSSAPTTLVQFMNLGHLPMLEDTDNFAEALIKHFDSARKFHENNSTEPARCKQYQIS
- a CDS encoding DedA family protein, coding for MDNSFTGILSTIIDFILHIDTHLQALASEYGIWLYGILFLIIFCETGLVVTPFLPGDSLLFAAGSLASMPGSELDQHLLFLIFFVAAVLGDTLNYTIGHKLGPKVFGYEKTRFFNPDYLDKTNAFFKKYGGKTIIIARFIPIIRTFAPFVAGIGAMSYKKFILFNIIGALLWVGLFNYSGYFFGQLPFVQKNFKLLILFIIIISVLPPVFEYLKHRFRRSGQ
- a CDS encoding GyrI-like domain-containing protein: MDFECAFVPELLELTPIPAVTIKCTTTVAAIPALFDSGYRRILEYLKRESAGTAGPPFAIYTTLDSDDIDVEFGFPVTRSVAGSGSLTESRTPSGKAVSILFIGPYEDVEPAYDALLKWVADNNLTAGSVAYEVYLSDPKDTLPEMQQTRIHLLLEQS
- a CDS encoding phytoene desaturase family protein, with product MDMENYNVVVIGAGIGGLAAGALLARKGLQVTVLEAQDYPGGCAATFSMQGYRFDAGATIGCGFHPGAPMDMLGRELGISWPVTPEPVAWQYRHRGITLNLTTSRSEIINRFPRSEAFWKEQSLLAALLWRLAEGGLSWPVKGPRDLALLARKGVAELPGTAVLLKFAAKTAREWLASHDLDTDAEFVRFLDAQLLVSVQTTTMHANALNAAIALDLPVSGASRIAGGIGRVSEQLAGSIAESGGAVLYGQEVTRIDSVRREVIGVETRDGGAFAADFTIANLTPDSLEKLVDMEGEPFSREEIGAKWSAFVLYLGMDAAFFGGVLPTHLQIVAGSGELAECGSIFVSASSPVETDRAPEGLCAVTISTHTAPEPWFEAKKRGQSAYLEMKERYTEKVLDLFSEQIPGVREAIKSITASTPVTWERYTGRANGHVGGYPQTSLFNVRGPATRFDNLFLVGDSIFPGQSLPGVVTGARRSVELLLQRMAKGTR
- a CDS encoding putative DNA modification/repair radical SAM protein yields the protein MNTLEKLQILSGAARYDASCSSSGSKREGSSSGLGNTSSSGICHSWSDDGRCISLLKILLSNDCRYDCAYCVNRISNPVQRASFTAREVVDLTMEFYRRNYIEGLFLSSAVMQSPDHTMERMVSVAETLRIDEKFGGYIHLKIIPGSSSELVRKAGLYADRISVNIELPSETALQRLAPQKQKAGILEPMAFIGREIKGSLLERQRGRNATPRFAPAGQSTQMIIGASPESDFQILKLSQGLYKKMNLKRVYYSAFIPVNEDSRLPVLASPPLLREHRLYQADWLLRFYGFTAEEILSDEAPNLDETFDPKTAWALRNPGFFPVEINRADYSVLLRVPGIGVTSARRIVAARRFASITPEGMKKIGVVMKRAKYFITCSGRPFENTDRQPALLKSRLLLAGGVAPEPPKQLVLPGLFA
- a CDS encoding TIGR03915 family putative DNA repair protein, which translates into the protein MNSYLYDGTPEGLLSAAFRIIADVSDPEKATLAERRDTLFEEGEFIGTDAVAAEKLFKRLRLEAPDAAYIFYYFTLAEKEGLETSLLRYLALALRHGDRVNGNLIDPAVRDVVSVSRKAQRELHRMKGLVRFEKLRDGAYLARMEPDHNILQPLAVHFSRRLRAEDWFIYDVRRRFAARWHCGNLQFGTIEQFTAPALSEEEMRIQALWQAFFKTIAISDRKNPGLQKSNMPMKYWKYLTEKQGE
- a CDS encoding MBL fold metallo-hydrolase encodes the protein MQQRSTTITILADNCAAPGLKTEHGLSFFIEKEDITILFDTACDNTLLYNAGALGVDLSQTELLVLSHGHYDHTGGVAEVLFLAPNANIYLHPAAFQERYSIRNGTAKPTSMPDHARSAIINLPQQQIHRVSKPTMLCSGIGITGPIPRLTSYENPGGPFFLDTTGKQPDPIDDDLSLWIESENGLIIVTGCCHAGLINTIRSIVEHTGEKRIAALIGGFHLSAASTERLEKTVKELKEYDIRQIVPCHCTGKNATEYLAQFLGCPVEAGYAGLKLEFQNPPQV